Proteins co-encoded in one Salvia splendens isolate huo1 chromosome 4, SspV2, whole genome shotgun sequence genomic window:
- the LOC121798787 gene encoding cytokinin dehydrogenase 3-like: MTNNTLISIPLFTILTYLLISISCELNPWPPSIPIHIQSSPIATRLHNDLSSLKTASLDYGNLVHDPPLSVLRPSSIDDLIDLVQISNNLSSPFPISVRGHGHSLRGQAMATGGVVVDISALAKGGDGVRVSRDPVLGFHYADVGGGEVWMDVLRRCTEEQGLAPVSWTDYLYLTVGGTLSNGGVSGQSFLHGPQISNVLEMDVVTGKGELITCSHEMNSELFFAVLGGLGQFGIIVRARIVLEKAPTRAKWVRMIYNDFSKFTRDQEHLISIKGANYVEGSLLTDKSPPNNWRSSSFYSSSHQSKIGTLLKNNQGLLYSIELVKYYDDLTTNTIDQEIEMIIENLNFVEGFIFKRDVPIMDFLARVGNLDKPEAEPLAHPWLNLFVPRSKVDEFNTGVLMNIIGRHNQTTGPILFYPFNRNKWDDRMSAVTPDENIFYTLGLLHTCEPHELGYFEDQNNEIIKFCEEAGIEIKQYLPHYKSRRDWMKHFGQKWKTFEERKMKFDPRMILSRGQNIFNQVAYSDI, from the exons ATGACAAACAACACCCTCATTTCCATCCCACTCTTCACAATCCTAACTTATCTCCTCATCTCCATTTCTTGTGAGCTCAATCCATGGCCACCCTCAATCCCAATCCACATTCAATCTTCCCCCATCGCTACTCGCCTCCACAACGACCTCTCCTCCCTCAAAACCGCCTCCCTCGACTACGGCAACCTCGTCCACGACCCTCCCCTCTCCGTTCTTCGTCCATCATCCATTGACGACCTCATCGACCTAGTCCAAATCTCGAACAATTTATCCTCCCCCTTCCCCATCTCGGTCCGAGGCCACGGCCACTCTCTCAGGGGCCAGGCAATGGCCACTGGTGGCGTGGTCGTGGACATCTCCGCCCTGGCTAAGGGCGGGGATGGGGTGAGGGTTTCGCGGGACCCGGTTTTAGGGTTTCACTATGCGGATGTTGGGGGTGGGGAGGTGTGGATGGACGTGCTCCGACGTTGCACGGAGGAGCAGGGCCTCGCGCCGGTGTCGTGGACGGATTATTTGTATTTAACGGTGGGCGGGACGCTGTCGAACGGCGGCGTGAGTGGGCAGTCTTTCCTCCATGGACCTCAGATTAGCAATGTTCTTGAAATGGATGTTGTTACAG GGAAAGGAGAGTTGATAACGTGTTCTCACGAGATGAATTCAGAGTTGTTTTTCGCAGTTCTGGGCGGACTCGGCCAATTCGGCATCATAGTCCGCGCAAGAATCGTCCTGGAGAAAGCTCCTACAAGA GCAAAATGGGTGAGGATGATATACAATGATTTCTCAAAATTCACAAGAGATCAAGAACACCTCATCTCAATCAAAGGAGCAAACTATGTGGAGGGCTCCCTTCTCACAGACAAAAGCCCTCCAAACAACTGGAGATCTTCTTCTTTCTACTCATCTTCCCATCAATCCAAAATTGGCActctcttgaaaaacaatcaaGGCCTCCTCTACTCCATCGAACTTGTCAAATACTACGACGATCTCACCACCAACACCATTGATCAG GAAATTGAGATGATCATAGAAAACTTGAACTTTGTAGAAGGATTCATTTTCAAGAGAGATGTACCAATTATGGATTTCCTAGCAAGAGTGGGGAACTTAGACAAACCCGAGGCGGAACCACTGGCGCACCCGTGGCTTAATCTCTTCGTCCCGAGATCCAAAGTGGATGAATTTAACACCGGTGTACTGATGAACATAATTGGGAGACATAACCAAACCACCGGACCCATCCTTTTCTACCCTTTTAACAGAAATAa ATGGGATGATAGAATGTCTGCTGTCACACCAGATGAAAACATCTTCTACACTCTAGGGCTGCTCCACACGTGCGAGCCGCACGAGTTGGGGTATTTTGAAGatcaaaataatgaaataattaaattttgtgaAGAAGCAGGGATTGAAATCAAGCAGTATCTTCCACATTATAAATCAAGAAGAGATTGGATGAAGCATTTTGGTCAGAAATGGAAAACTTTTGAAGAGAGAAAGATGAAGTTCgatccaagaatgattttgtctaggggccaaaatatttttaatcagGTGGCTTACTCAGATATATGA
- the LOC121799234 gene encoding uncharacterized protein LOC121799234, whose amino-acid sequence MANIPEISSLFAVLASNLRSPDPMAGDEVSLAISNLNRSLNPSDAAAVRILDTALSLMHFTVPQVHDSVIEFTLKSLIAVLSSSIECKVARIDKQMNLRVGGLILKSDCANVLEDCAHILEKLDGQKGDLCYSLLYNVFRVAVLAPCFPHALLSDSTLDAKCRNVNATALANVVRYIPKQCTFKNGEIPLRLLSWHLDPMILKQDVAQVLQEFIKRPFLSLKTEFYDRKDWRSKIISLVISPSMFIETRALLHKWFLMTGLASLMELQSEIVGHMLDIISRPMWWGISMDIGSKLPFSSAYFPYEHQLLRILAGPICQEYFKHLLQKVSSSESVAGGHLHKTSRKAATDINSVNHQSMWAMVMNFPCWFSFASMMIFCNTNNVSLCSESISGYLKPCVTHVPEVTSPAEAVKLVHCVVSVPHE is encoded by the exons ATGGCGAACATTCCAGAGATCAGCTCCCTGTTTGCGGTGCTGGCGTCCAATCTCCGATCACCGGACCCGATGGCCGGTGATGAGGTATCTCTCGCCATATCGAATCTGAACCGTTCGCTCAATCCGAGCGATGCCGCGGCGGTTCGCATTCTCGACACCGCTCTCTCGCTTATGCACTTCACTGTCCCACAG GTTCATGATTCGGTGATTGAGTTCACGTTGAAATCCTTGATTGCTGTTTTGTCGTCTTCGATCGAGTGTAAGGTGGCGAGAATTGATAAACAGATGAATTTGAGAGTTGGCGGATTGATATTGAAAAGTGATTGTGCTAATGTTTTGGAAGATTGTGCTCATATTCTGGAGAAATTGGATGGGCAAAAAG GTGATCTTTGCTATTCACTTTTGTACAACGTTTTCAGAGTGGCAGTGCTTGCACCATGCTTTCCTCATGCATTGCTGTCTGATTCTACTCTTGATGCAAAGTGTCGTAATGTGAATGCTACTGCTCTTGCAAACGTCGTTCGCTATATACCAAAGCAATGCACTTTTAAGAATGGTGAAATACCTTTGAG GTTACTGTCATGGCATTTAGATCCAATGATTCTGAAGCAAGATGTAGCACAAGTTTTGCAAGAATTCATTAAACGGCCATTTCTTTCATTAAAAACTGAATTTTATGACAGGAAAGATTGGAGATCCAAAATAATTTCCCTGGTGATTTCACCATCAATGTTCATCGAGACCAGGGCTCTGTTGCACAAGTGGTTCTTAATGAC GGGTTTGGCTTCTCTGATGGAACTCCAGAGTGAGATTGTTGGGCACATGCTTGATATAATATCCAGACCTATGTGGTGGGGTATATCCATGGATATCGGATCAAAGCTGCCATTTTCTTCTGCATACTTTCCCTATGAGCATCAGTTACTGAGAATTTTGGCTGGGCCAATATGCCAGGAGTATTTCAAACATTTGCTTCAAAAAGTAAGTAGCTCGGAATCTGTTGCTGGAGGTCATTTGCACAAAACATCCAGGAAAGCTGCAACAGATATAAATTCAGTAAATCATCAATCTATGTG GGCCATGGTAATGAACTTCCCATGTTGGTTCTCTTTTGCATCTATGATGATATTCTGCAACACCAATAACGTTAGTTTGTGTTCAGAATCCATCTCTGGGTATCTTAAACCTTGCGTGACTCATGTTCCGGAAGTAACTAGTCCAGCAGAGGCAGTGAAGTTAGTTCATTGCGTGGTTTCTGTACCCCATGAGTGA
- the LOC121798739 gene encoding putative GATA transcription factor 22, which produces MNLNLSPCLSHMEQTEYNIEKHDERHQIVSSSAPFHVFFNPSEDHHMGFYQYPHLYQPQVEYYGCHRGSSSCYEIKNKVENGVKWISSKAKRLDAAKIKVKKVMMASSGLNLSYNPIRVCSDCHTTKTPLWRSGPKGPKSLCNACGIRQRKARRAMAAAATNVGVAPPQPMKVKASKRCKVGGGGSSTRNSIGKKMEFEDFLINLSNKLASIHRVFPQDEKEAAILLMALSSGLVHG; this is translated from the exons ATGAACCTTAACCTTTCTCCTTGTCTTTCTCATATGGAGCAAACGGAGTATAACATCGAAAAGCATGACGAGCGACATCAAATTGTCTCGTCTTCGGCCCCTTTTCATGTTTTCTTCAATCCAAGTGAAGATCATCACATGGGGTTTTACCAATATCCCCATTTGTACCAGCCCcag GTTGAGTACTATGGGTGTCATAGAGGATCATCATCGTGTTACGAGATAAAAAACAAGGTTGAAAATGGAGTGAAATGGATATCTTCGAAGGCGAAGAGGCTCGATGCTGCGAAGATTAAAGTAAAGAAGGTGATGATGGCCTCGTCTGGTCTGAATTTATCTTACAACCCTATTAGGGTTTGCTCGGATTGCCACACAACCAAGACCCCTCTTTGGAGAAGTGGTCCTAAAGGCCCCAAG TCTCTTTGCAATGCGTGCGGGATTAGGCAAAGGAAGGCGAGGCGCGCCATGGCCGCGGCAGCAACCAACGTTGGAGTGGCACCACCGCAGCCGATGAAGGTGAAGGCCTCAAAACGGTGCAAAGTGGGTGGTGGTGGATCATCAACTAGAAATAGTATTGGGAAGAAGATGGAATTTGAGGATTTCTTGATAAATTTGAGCAATAAATTAGCATCAATTCATCGAGTTTTCCCTCAAGATGAGAAGGAAGCTGCGATCTTGCTCATGGCCCTATCTTCTGGCCTTGTTCATGGCtga
- the LOC121801133 gene encoding uncharacterized protein LOC121801133 produces MAAVAVAAAAGALAAVRANNAKKTYSMYTHESPWHNVPYSPPRRMVDEPLDWITITCLEELYHLGKEVALPRSFGELKKIGATTYGATYVRVSNVQGAEINDIRVVRVWDRVVFSPPKGDEESIARVTITCLEKADVVGEELLVLPHHSLEELKEVGVKKYGASFTRVLSEEGYEINDIRVVRDGDQIVFTRQVEESIVRVKATCLEKGDAAEKLLVIPRCLEKLKEVGVKIYGAPFVKVLSEDGNEINDIRVVKNWDRVVFASHKPAEESSVRVTITCLEKGDDAEELVVLLRSLEDLKHIGVKKYGASFTRVLNEEGNEINDIRAVKDGDQIVFSCQKRALEVMFKCLEKGVDVGEFMPLPSSIEELKGIGVKKYGAPFVRVLNKQGNEINDIRVLRDNDRIVFASTRESRVTITCPEKGDDAGKLMVLPRSFEELKWVGVKIYGASFVRVLTEKGNEINDINMVRDNDHIIFATYKRDEESNAQKHVEESNAHKWIEELNEHDKITCFAMLSEMWQSMIKGNEINDIDKVIDGTSVVFASCKGDGDGDGDEDEDEESNAQSNAQNWVEEFNEPDKINCIAMLSEMWYSMVKTYKYILFGK; encoded by the exons ATGGCGGCTGTGGCGGTGGCTGCCGCAGCAGGAGCGTTGGCGGCCGTTCGAGCAAACAATGCCAAAAAGACCTATAGCATGTACACCCACGAATCCCCTTG GCACAACGTACCGTACTCACCCCCGCGGAGGATGGTGGATGAACCATTGGATTGGATCACAATAACTTGTTTGGAGGAGCTATACCATTTGGGGAAGGAAGTGGCGCTCCCTCGTAGCTTTGGGGAGCTGAAGAAGATTGGTGCAACGACATATGGTGCTACCTATGTTAGAGTATCGAACGTACAAGGAGCCGAGATAAATGACATCCGGGTGGTGAGAGTGTGGGATCGGGTTGTTTTTTCCCCCCCAAAAGGGGATGAGGAATCGATTGCACGGGTCACGATCACATGCTTGGAGAAGGCGGATGTTGTTGGAGAGGAGCTCTTGGTGCTACCTCATCATAGCCTCGAGGAGCTGAAGGAGGTTGGTGTGAAGAAATATGGTGCTTCCTTCACGAGAGTGTTGAGCGAAGAAGGATACGAGATCAATGACATTCGGGTGGTGAGGGACGGCGATCAGATTGTTTTCACCCGCCAGGTTGAGGAATCGATTGTACGGGTCAAGGCCACCTGCTTGGAGAAGGGAGATGCTGCAGAGAAGCTCTTGGTGATACCTCGTTGCCTCGAGAAGCTGAAGGAGGTTGGTGTGAAGATATATGGTGCCCCATTCGTCAAAGTGTTAAGCGAAGATGGAAATGAGATTAATGACATCCGAGTGGTGAAAAATTGGGATCGGGTCGTTTTCGCCAGCCATAAACCGGCTGAGGAATCAAGTGTACGGGTCACAATCACATGCTTGGAAAAAGGAGATGATGCAGAGGAGCTCGTGGTGCTACTTCGTAGCCTCGAGGATCTGAAGCATATTGGTGTGAAGAAATATGGTGCTTCCTTCACGAGAGTGTTGAACGAAGAAGGAAATGAGATCAATGACATCCGGGCGGTGAAAGATGGTGATCAGATTGTTTTCTCTTGTCAGAAACGGGCTTTAGAGGTCATGTTCAAGTGCTTGGAGAAGGGAGTTGATGTGGGGGAGTTTATGCCTCTACCTAGTAGCATTGAAGAGCTGAAGGGGATTGGTGTGAAGAAATACGGTGCCCCATTTGTGAGAGTGTTGAACAAACAAGGAAATGAGATCAATGACATTCGGGTGTTGAGAGACAACGATCGGATTGTTTTTGCCAGCACGAGGGAATCAAGGGTCACGATCACCTGCCCGGAGAAAGGAGATGATGCGGGGAAGCTCATGGTGCTACCTCGTAGCTTTGAGGAGTTGAAGTGGGTTGGTGTGAAGATATATGGTGCCTCATTCGTGAGAGTGTTGACCGAAAAAGGAAATGAGATCAATGACATTAATATGGTGAGAGACAACGATCATATCATTTTCGCTACGTATAAACGAGATGAGGAATCGAATGCACAGAAACATGTTGAGGAATCGAATGCACATAAATGGATTGAGGAGTTGAATGAACATGACAAGATCACTTGCTTTGCAATGTTGAGCGAGATGTGGCAATCTATGATAAAAGGAAATGAGATCAATGACATAGACAAGGTGATAGACGGCACTAGTGTTGTTTTTGCCAGCTGTAaaggggatggggatggggacgGGGACGAGGACGAGGACGAGGAATCGAATGCACAGTCAAATGCGCAAAATTGGGTTGAGGAGTTCAATGAACCTGACAAGATCAACTGCATTGCCATGTTGAGTGAGATGTGGTACTCGATGGTAAAGacctataaatatattttattcggGAAATGA